One window of Syngnathus acus chromosome 16, fSynAcu1.2, whole genome shotgun sequence genomic DNA carries:
- the crabp2a gene encoding cellular retinoic acid-binding protein 2a codes for MDRKIPDFSGTWEMKSSENFEELLKVLGVNVMLRKIAVKAASKPLVEITQDSETLSIKTSTTVRTTHITFTVGQEFNESTVDGRPCTSSPRWETDSKISCEQTLQKGEGPKTSWTREITNDSKLVLTMRADDVVCTRVYERQ; via the exons ATGGACCGTAAAATCCCGGACTTTTCCGGCACTTGGGAGATGAAGAGTTCGGAGAATTTTGAGGAGCTCTTAAAAGTGTTGG GCGTAAACGTGATGCTGCGTAAAATTGCGGTGAAGGCGGCGTCCAAGCCTTTGGTGGAGATCACGCAGGATAGCGAGACTCTGTCCATCAAGACCTCCACCACGGTCCGGACAACCCACATCACCTTCACCGTGGGACAGGAGTTCAACGAGAGCACGGTGGACGGCCGGCCCTGCACG AGTTCTCCGCGTTGGGAGACTGACAGCAAGATCAGCTGCGAGCAGACCCTGCAGAAAGGGGAGGGGCCTAAAACCTCCTGGACCCGAGAGATAACCAACGACAGCAAACTCGTGCTG ACCATGCGAGCAGATGACGTGGTGTGCACCAGAGTCTACGAGCGCCAGTGA
- the itga10 gene encoding integrin alpha-10, with protein MELRAYLLCIFLLKGWCQCFNIDVTHPRIFGGPDDALFGFSVLQHEAEGEKSMLVGAPWDGLPGNRKGDVYKCSVTEESNSNCSKLDLGDAAFRNISKNLKNSHLGMTLTPDSPDGLLACAPLWSQECGTSMFSTGICASVGDDLQPREIIAPTARRCTTYMDIVIVLDGSNSIYPWFEVQSFLSNILSKFHISPDQMQVGILQYGEVAVHEWSLRDYQSTPEVVEAAKNISRQEGRETRTAYAINMACTEAFSAERGAREGATKVMIVVTDGESHDGEELPDALLECESRNITRYAIAVLGHYHRRQQNPDTFINEIKYIASDPDDKYFFNVTDEAALNDIVDALGDRIFSLEGTLGNQSSFHMEMSQIGFSTHMLDDGILFGMVGAYDWDGGVLKEGTNGRIVPAREAFESEFPLELKNHAAYLGYTVSSVVVGDWRRLYVAGAPRFKHKGKVILFELSDNADVNIVQALNGEQIGSYYGSELCGVDVNQDGITDVLLVAAPMYLGSGNKEAGRVYIYTLSGEEFVSNGTLKSDEKSQDARFGYAMAVAPDLNHDGFTDLLVGAPLEDDHRGAVYVYHGQSIYINHRYKQRIAGMSVSPSLRYFGRSVSARLDLDGDGMIDLGVGAHGSAVLLRSRSIVQINVSLSFQPHSINVIQKTCQRGGRESACLDATACFTAMSRSPGPSSNGFDLWVAAMLDDRKLSARALFDDSSHRLTQLAVRAHTGQTLCYKLPFHVYDTADYIRPISFSLRFKINDTQSGPVLDEGWPTSVKKYIPFFKDCGEDDVCTTDLVIQAQMDISGTRHKPYVIRSPRRRMSVEVQLENRLENAYNTSLTLHYSRNLHFSSLSIREESNFKIECTGLGSNSHSCNVSYPVFRSQSKVNFMLEFEFSCATLNSRIQMKLNVASDSVERVDTLGDNSVQLQSFVQYEPDLFVSSDSNLNRYEVHPTRTMSEAIGPEFYTHFKLQNLGCYPVSNLELRLLLPSAAAEDQVFMTVTDISSHNATAVNCSITSDLATLKSRQKDVRPLHPEDMMENDVLNCSRSWCIEITCQVQQLQRGQGEVIRLSRRVHDDFFRKAKYKSARIVSMYHIAPGETNLITLATGTVWRETVLEVLKGRAIPISLWILIGSIIGGLLLLALIIFILWKLGFFARKHREDENQEE; from the exons ATGGAGCTGAGGGCATACCTGCTGTGCATCTTCCTTCTTAAAG GCTGGTGCCAGTGCTTCAACATTGACGTGACGCATCCGCGGATCTTCGGCGGTCCGGATGATGCCCTTTTCGGCTTCTCTGTGTTGCAGCACGAAGCGGAGGGAGAGAAATC AATGCTGGTGGGCGCTCCTTGGGACGGGCTGCCCGGCAACAGGAAAGGAGACGTCTACAAATGCAGCGTGACGGAGGAGAGCAACTCCAACTGCAGCAAGTTGGATTTAG GTGATGCGGCCTTTCggaatatttcaaaaaacttAAAAAACTCTCACCTGGGAATGACTCTCACGCCGGACTCACCCGACGGCCTCTTG GCATGCGCGCCACTGTGGTCTCAGGAGTGCGGCACGTCTATGTTCAGCACGGGCATCTGCGCATCCGTTGGAGACGACCTCCAGCCGCGAGAGATCATCGCTCCGACGGCGCGAC GGTGCACGACGTACATGGACATTGTGATCGTGCTGGACGGCTCCAACAGCATCTACCCCTGGTTTGAGGTGCAGAGCTTCCTCAGCAACATCCTCAGCAAGTTCCACATCAGCCCGGACCAAATGCAG GTGGGAATCCTGCAgtacggcgaggtggcggtCCACGAGTGGTCGCTGAGAGACTACCAGAGCACACCGGAGGTGGTGGAGGCCGCCAAGAACATCAGCCGCCAGGAGGGACGGGAGACGCGCACGGCTTACGCCATCAACATGGCATG CACGGAGGCGTTCAGCGCCGAGCGAGGGGCGAGGGAGGGCGCCACCAAGGTGATGATCGTGGTGACGGACGGAGAGTCGCATGACGGCGAGGAGCTGCCCGACGCTCTGCTGGAGTGCGAGAGCAGAAACATAACCAGATACGCCATCGCC GTCCTGGGCCACTACCACCGAAGACAGCAGAACCCCGACACCTTCATCAATGAGATCAAGTACATCGCCAGCGATCCGGACGACAAGTACTTCTTTAACGTGACCGATGAAGCGGCGCTCAACGACATCGTGGACGCTCTGGGAGACCGCATCTTCTCACTGGAAG GCACTCTGGGCAACCAGAGCTCCTTCCACATGGAGATGTCGCAGATCGGCTTCTCCACCCACATGCTGGAT GACGGGATCCTGTTTGGGATGGTGGGCGCTTACGACTGGGACGGCGGCGTGCTGAAGGAGGGCACCAACGGGAGAATCGTGCCCGCCAGAGAGGCCTTCGAGAGCGAGTTCCCCCTGGAGCTGAAAAATCATGCAGCATATCTCG GCTACACAGTGTCTTCTGTGGTGGTGGGCGATTGGAGGAGGCTGTATGTGGCGGGCGCGCCGCGCTTCAAGCACAAAGGCAAAGTCATCTTGTTTGAGCTCAGCGACAACGCCGACGTCAACATCGTGCAGGCCCTCAATGGAGAACAG ATCGGTTCCTACTACGGCAGCGAGCTGTGCGGTGTGGATGTCAACCAGGACGGAATCACTGATGTTCTCCTGGTTGCAGCACCCATGTACCTGGGCTCCGGGAACAAGGAAGCTGGGAGAGTCTACATCTACACACTCAGTGGG GAGGAATTTGTCTCAAACGGTACGCTGAAATCAGACGAAAAGTCCCAAGATGCCAGGTTTGGCTACGCGATGGCCGTTGCTCCGGACCTCAACCATGACGGATTCACTGACCTACTGGTGGGTGCCCCTTTGGAAGATGACCATCGTGGGGCTGTGTACGTGTACCATGGCCAAAGTATTTACATTAACCACCGCTACAAACAG CGTATCGCTGGGATGTCAGTGTCCCCGTCCTTGCGGTATTTTGGCCGTAGTGTCAGCGCCAGGTTGGACTTGGATGGAGACGGGATGATCGACTTGGGGGTGGGAGCCCACGGCAGTGCCGTTCTACTCAG ATCTCGAAGCATCGTGCAGATCAACGTCAGTCTGTCCTTCCAGCCGCACTCCATCAACGTCATCCAAAAGACGTGCCAGCGCGGTGGGCGAGAGTCCGCCTGCCTTGACGCCACCGCCTGTTTCACGGCCATGTCCCGCTCCCCTGGGCCGAGCAGCAACGGCTTTG ATTTGTGGGTAGCGGCAATGTTGGACGACAGGAAGTTGTCAGCCCGGGCGCTGTTTGATGACAGCTCCCACAGGTTGACCCAGCTGGCGGTTCGGGCTCACACGGGACAGACTCTGTGCTACAAACTGCCCTTCCACGTTTAT GACACAGCAGACTACATTCGCCCAATCAGCTTCTCACTGCGCTTCAAGATCAACGACACTCAGAGCGGTCCCGTGTTGGACGAGGGCTGGCCCACATCCGTCAAGAAATAC ATCCCCTTCTTTAAAGACTGCGGGGAGGATGACGTGTGCACCACGGATTTGGTGATACAGGCCCAAATGGACATCTCTGGGACCAG ACACAAACCTTATGTGATCCGCAGTCCTCGTAGGCGTATGTCAGTGGAAGTCCAACTGGAAAACAGACTGGAAAACGCCTACAACACCAGCCTGACGCTGCACTATTCACGTAACCTGCACTTCTCCAGCTTAAGTATTCGG gAAGAAAGCAACTTCAAGATTGAGTGTACAGGCCTGGGCTCCAACAGTCACTCGTGTAACGTCAGCTACCCGGTCTTTCGCTCCCAGTCCAAG GTGAACTTCATGCTGGAATTTGAGTTCAGCTGTGCCACCCTGAACAGTAGAATCCAAATGAAGTTGAATGTAGCCAGCGATAGTGTGGAGCGAGTAGACACTTTAGGGGACAACAGCGTTCAGCTGCAGAGCTTTGTCCAGTATGAGCCCGACTTGTTCGTCAGCAG TGATTCAAATTTAAACCGATATGAAGTGCATCCCACGCGGACAATGTCAGAAGCCATTGGGCCAGAGTTCTACACGCACTTTAAG CTCCAGAACCTGGGTTGTTACCCTGTGAGTAATCTGGAGTTGAGGCTGCTTCTGCCATCGGCGGCTGCGGAAGACCAAGTCTTCATGACGGTCACAGACATCTCTTCTCACAAC GCCACAGCCGTCAATTGCAGCATCACGAGCGATCTGGCCACTCTGAAAAGCCGGCAGAAAGACGTGCGTCCACTGCACCCCGAAGACATGATGGAGAACGACGTCCTG AACTGCAGCAGGTCGTGGTGCATAGAGATTACGTGTCAAGTCCAGCAGCTCCAGAGGGGACAAGGCGAAGTCATTCGCCTCAGCCGCAGAGTACATGACGACTTTTTTCGAAAG GCCAAATATAAGTCGGCGAGGATCGTGAGCATGTATCACATCGCGCCTGGCGAGACCAACCTCATCACCTTGGCAACAGGAACGGTGTGGCGAGAG ACTGTGCTGGAGGTGCTGAAGGGGCGAGCTATCCCCATCTCGCTGTGGATTCTCATCGGGAGCATCATTGGTGGCTTGCTGCTCCTGGCGCTCATCATCTTCATTCTATGGAAG CTGGGCTTCTTCGCGCGCAAGCACAGAGAAGATGAGAACCAAGAGGAGTGA
- the polr3c gene encoding DNA-directed RNA polymerase III subunit RPC3 isoform X1, protein MTSQEVRLCGLLLREHFGEVVEKVGTQLLRGEAQNLRNILQETGVSLDLVKKSLCVLVQHGTCMFSTGRKGLGRPSEYRASCHLILRILRYPRYIYTAKTLYGDTGELIVEEMLQRGRVTMSDIVKVVADRLTQTMEEGQSMDYKEVSSAFSKLVETHFLQRCPRAASKGAADTPEAPVRAEPPAPESFADCYSVPQVTLVGRGKRQLEDAEEQSVAKKARMDSETHGDEGIYWQVNFERFHLHFRDQAIVSAVANKLDQTGGEIVRTMLRMSEVTTPPDAACTKPLSANEIFRSLPAAYTVPRQVLDQYLTLLVDDPMEFVGKAGESGGGLYVVNLHRVLSNLARATLESVVQERFGSRSARIFRLLLKKKHLEQKQVEDFAMIPAKEAKDMLYTLLSQNLVQLQEIPKTPDFAPSRTFYLYTVNQLSTARMLLQNCYKTVANLIHRRLFETSNNKRLLEKSQRIEAILASLQAGGAEAEQLTEVEEMITAPEKQQLDSLRLHINKLDSAENQVDETIFLLETYINTTTAASSSK, encoded by the exons atgaCTTCCCAGGAGGTACGCCTCTGCGGGCTTCTTCTTCGGGAACACTTTGGAGAAGTTGTGGAGAAAGTGGGCACACAGCTGCTTCGAGGTGAAGCGCAAAATCTGAGGAACATCCTTCAAGAAACTGGCGTCTCTCTGGACTTG GTGAAAAAGTCGCTGTGCGTGCTGGTGCAACACGGAACTTGTATGTTCAGCACTGGCCGCAAAGGTCTCGGCAGGCCCAGCGAGTATCGTGCCAGCTGCCATCTCATCCTGAGGATCCTGCGCTACCCGCGCTACATCTACACCGCCAAGACGCTCTATGGCGACACCGGCGAGCTCATCGTCGAGGAAATGCTGCAGAGGGGTCGCGTGACCATGAGCGACATCGTTAAAGTGGTCGCCGATCGCCTCACACAGACCATGGAGG AGGGCCAGAGTATGGATTACAAGGAAGTGTCGTCTGCCTTCTCCAAACTGGTGGAGACTCATTTCCTTCAACGCTGCCCTCGAGCGGCAAGCAAGGGTGCCGCGGATACGCCGGAAGCTCCCGTTAGAGCAGAGCCGCCGGCTCCCGAGAGTTTCGCCGACTGCTATTCGGTGCCGCAAGTGACGTTGGTAGGCCGAGGAAAGAGGCAGTTGGAGGATGCCGAGGAGCAAAGCGTCGCAAAGAAGGCCAGGATGGACTCTGAG ACTCACGGCGACGAGGGCATTTACTGGCAAGTGAACTTTGAGCGGTTCCATCTGCACTTTCGAGATCAGGCCATCGTCAGCGCCGTGGCCAATAAGCTGGACCAG ACAGGCGGTGAGATCGTAAGGACCATGCTGAGGATGAGCGAGGTGACCACCCCCCCCGACGCAGCCTGCACCAAGCCCCTCTCGGCCAACGAGATCTTCAGATCGTTGCCGGCCGCCTACACCGTCCCCAGACAAGTGCTGGACCAGTACCTCACTTTGTTGGTGGACGACCCG ATGGAGTTTGTGGGCAAAGCTGGTGAGAGCGGAGGTGGGCTGTACGTTGTCA ATTTGCACCGAGTCCTTTCCAATCTCGCGCGGGCCACGTTGGAGTCTGTCGTGCAGGAGAG ATTCGGATCTCGATCGGCGCGCATCTTCCGCCTGTTGCTGAAGAAGAAACACCTGGAACAGAAGCAGGTGGAGGATTTTGCCATGATTCCTGCCAAGGAGGCCAAAGACATGCTCTACACACTTCTGTCTCAGAACCTGGTCCAGCTGCAG GAAATCCCCAAGACTCCAGACTTTGCGCCGTCTCGCACTTTTTATCTTTACACCGTCAACCAGCTCTCAACTGCCAGGATGCTGCTTCAGAACTGCTACAAG ACCGTGGCAAACCTCATCCACAGACGTCTGTTTGAGACATCCAACAACAA GCGACTGCTGGAGAAGTCTCAGCGCATCGAGGCCATCCTGGCATCTTTGCAGGCCGGCGGGGCCGAAGCGGAACAGCTGACGGAGGTGGAGGAGATGATCACGGCTCCCGAAAAGCAGCAGCTGGACTCGCTGCGGCTTCACATTAACAA GTTGGATTCAGCGGAGAACCAAGTGGATGAAACCATCTTCCTGCTGGAAACTTACATCAACACCAccaccgccgcctcctcctcaaaATGA
- the polr3c gene encoding DNA-directed RNA polymerase III subunit RPC3 isoform X2, whose amino-acid sequence MTSQEVRLCGLLLREHFGEVVEKVGTQLLRGEAQNLRNILQETGVSLDLVKKSLCVLVQHGTCMFSTGRKGLGRPSEYRASCHLILRILRYPRYIYTAKTLYGDTGELIVEEMLQRGRVTMSDIVKVVADRLTQTMEEGQSMDYKEVSSAFSKLVETHFLQRCPRAASKGAADTPEAPVRAEPPAPESFADCYSVPQVTLVGRGKRQLEDAEEQSVAKKARMDSETHGDEGIYWQVNFERFHLHFRDQAIVSAVANKLDQTGGEIVRTMLRMSEVTTPPDAACTKPLSANEIFRSLPAAYTVPRQVLDQYLTLLVDDPMEFVGKAGESGGGLYVVNLHRVLSNLARATLESVVQERFGSRSARIFRLLLKKKHLEQKQVEDFAMIPAKEAKDMLYTLLSQNLVQLQLCFLRSIARARPGAVLVQMLERFVFSSGNPQDSRLCAVSHFLSLHRQPALNCQDAASELLQDRGKPHPQTSV is encoded by the exons atgaCTTCCCAGGAGGTACGCCTCTGCGGGCTTCTTCTTCGGGAACACTTTGGAGAAGTTGTGGAGAAAGTGGGCACACAGCTGCTTCGAGGTGAAGCGCAAAATCTGAGGAACATCCTTCAAGAAACTGGCGTCTCTCTGGACTTG GTGAAAAAGTCGCTGTGCGTGCTGGTGCAACACGGAACTTGTATGTTCAGCACTGGCCGCAAAGGTCTCGGCAGGCCCAGCGAGTATCGTGCCAGCTGCCATCTCATCCTGAGGATCCTGCGCTACCCGCGCTACATCTACACCGCCAAGACGCTCTATGGCGACACCGGCGAGCTCATCGTCGAGGAAATGCTGCAGAGGGGTCGCGTGACCATGAGCGACATCGTTAAAGTGGTCGCCGATCGCCTCACACAGACCATGGAGG AGGGCCAGAGTATGGATTACAAGGAAGTGTCGTCTGCCTTCTCCAAACTGGTGGAGACTCATTTCCTTCAACGCTGCCCTCGAGCGGCAAGCAAGGGTGCCGCGGATACGCCGGAAGCTCCCGTTAGAGCAGAGCCGCCGGCTCCCGAGAGTTTCGCCGACTGCTATTCGGTGCCGCAAGTGACGTTGGTAGGCCGAGGAAAGAGGCAGTTGGAGGATGCCGAGGAGCAAAGCGTCGCAAAGAAGGCCAGGATGGACTCTGAG ACTCACGGCGACGAGGGCATTTACTGGCAAGTGAACTTTGAGCGGTTCCATCTGCACTTTCGAGATCAGGCCATCGTCAGCGCCGTGGCCAATAAGCTGGACCAG ACAGGCGGTGAGATCGTAAGGACCATGCTGAGGATGAGCGAGGTGACCACCCCCCCCGACGCAGCCTGCACCAAGCCCCTCTCGGCCAACGAGATCTTCAGATCGTTGCCGGCCGCCTACACCGTCCCCAGACAAGTGCTGGACCAGTACCTCACTTTGTTGGTGGACGACCCG ATGGAGTTTGTGGGCAAAGCTGGTGAGAGCGGAGGTGGGCTGTACGTTGTCA ATTTGCACCGAGTCCTTTCCAATCTCGCGCGGGCCACGTTGGAGTCTGTCGTGCAGGAGAG ATTCGGATCTCGATCGGCGCGCATCTTCCGCCTGTTGCTGAAGAAGAAACACCTGGAACAGAAGCAGGTGGAGGATTTTGCCATGATTCCTGCCAAGGAGGCCAAAGACATGCTCTACACACTTCTGTCTCAGAACCTGGTCCAGCTGCAG CTTTGTTTTCTACGCAGTATTGCTCGAGCCCGGCCCGGTGCCGTCCTTGTCCAGATGCTTGAACGCTTCGTGTTCTCGTCAGGAAATCCCCAAGACTCCAGACTTTGCGCCGTCTCGCACTTTTTATCTTTACACCGTCAACCAGCTCTCAACTGCCAGGATGCTGCTTCAGAACTGCTACAAG ACCGTGGCAAACCTCATCCACAGACGTCTGTTTGA
- the LOC119135624 gene encoding uncharacterized protein LOC119135624 codes for MCQPRLAGRQRRLHADCATVALLVQRLLTSADATLTALAVVQLFVNLKCAAEVVKALVVGREMTSGRQRRNSRMSVTAMGDKNVAVVTVASNQTSALGSIQSCGCCRPCRVLKGEAKAVLGTIQILVGVINMGLGVGRTRIRPGDLASLGAAYWIGAVFVTAGVLSLLSGQCPSCCFASLTVTVNVLCAVLSVVAVVLYALDLAPLSVGLFCGSGSWYDGGCEEVALYAIRLTRGLDITLLILAVLVLCVSISMSVLAVAAEPPTPHKRALKQYTRKYKELTTQPPNCFGSLCYVEEKNLSN; via the exons ATGTGCCAACCGAGATTAGCGGGACGACAACGGCGGCTGCACGCCGATTGCGCAACGGTGGCTCTCCTGGTGCAG AGACTGCTGACATCTGCAGACGCCACTTTGACAGCGCTGGCCGTCGTTCAGCTCTTCGTCAACCTCAAGTGTGCCGCCGAGGTCGTCAAGGCTCTGGTCGTCGGGCGAGAG ATGACATCTGGCCGACAGCGAAGAAACAGCAG GATGTCTGTGACAGCGATGGGAGACAAAAATGTCGCCGTGGTGACGGTAGCTTCCAATCAAACAAGCGCATTGGGCTCCATCCAAAGTTGCGGCTGCTGCAGGCCTTGCAGGGTGTTGAAGGGCGAGGCCAAAGCTGTCCTCGGG ACCATTCAGATTCTGGTGGGCGTGATCAACATGGGCTTGGGGGTGGGCAGGACACGGATACGCCCCGGTGACTTGGCCAGTCTGGGAGCAGCTTACTGGATCGGAGCCGTG TTTGTCACTGCAGGAGTCTTGTCGCTTTTGTCAGGCCAGTGCCCATCCTGCTGCTTT GCTAGTTTGACAGTGACCGTGAACGTGTTGTGCGCCGTGCTGTCCGTGGTGGCCGTGGTTTTGTACGCGTTGGACCTGGCGCCTCTGTCTGTGGGTTTGTTTTGTGGCAGCGGGTCCTGGTACGACGGCGGATGTGAAGAGGTGGCCTTGTACGCCATA AGGTTGACTCGAGGACTGGACATCACGCTGCTGATTTTGGCTGTTCTGGTGCTCTGCGTCAGCATCAGCATGAGCGTGCTCGCCGTTGCTGCCGAGCCGCCGACGCCACATAAACGGGCCCTCAAACAATACACCAGAAAGTACAAAGAGTTGACAACTCAACCGCCAAATTGCTTTGGCTCGTTATGTTATgtcgaagaaaaaaatctgtcaaattaa
- the LOC119135598 gene encoding uncharacterized protein LOC119135598, translating to MDSVANWLVDNKDKIEKAVYITGEVAEVLAATVGQLHPLLEAVFSGVAQICSNPEGKEALYLRQKIEQVNQKLVCIQRETDQIALELQRAAMNEQNFDREAHILGQYEKFQEFINAKPSMKEEKKETFITYYKITNTDLNLDALFNAVTGENMAGVPILDTVVVTAKRSRRAVEDFCARLKKLFVMGLIAIMGYTALREGPVETGLTTKWHERMEAVEKLMKAAVDQCTENFMDQAKLDLEEALKEKASCAVSEDLTRSLLSALVKKYDWVNWSVRAFNSRERIFFYNWLAGCKCHGSAGANWFKLTMDNKVKVVVSFCVDPPPIDKTRISKQIEQQRLKGNMMAVARMVNRCFPDCLVHAVSHHKEVVESNNFNVESYYYARQKRAFFYIHPL from the coding sequence ATGGACAGCGTGGCCAACTGGCTGGTGGACAACAAGGACAAGATTGAGAAAGCGGTGTACATCACAGGGGAAGTGGCAGAGGTCCTGGCCGCCACGGTGGGCCAGCTGCACCCCCTCCTGGAGGCCGTTTTCAGCGGCGTGGCCCAGATCTGCAGCAACCCGGAGGGCAAGGAGGCCCTCTACTTGAGACAGAAGATCGAGCAGGTCAACCAGAAGCTGGTGTGCATCCAGCGCGAAACCGACCAGATCGCCCTGGAGCTGCAGAGGGCGGCCATGAACGAGCAGAACTTCGACCGTGAGGCGCACATACTGGGCCAGTACGAAAAGTTCCAGGAGTTCATCAACGCCAAGCCCAGCatgaaggaggagaagaaggagaCGTTCATCACGTATTACAAGATCACGAATACCGACTTGAACTTGGACGCCCTCTTCAACGCCGTCACGGGGGAGAACATGGCCGGCGTCCCCATACTGGACACGGTGGTTGTCACGGCGAAGAGGAGCCGCAGGGCGGTGGAGGACTTCTGCGCTCGGCTCAAGAAGCTCTTTGTGATGGGCCTCATCGCCATCATGGGCTACACCGCCCTTCGAGAAGGCCCGGTGGAAACGGGCCTGACGACCAAGTGGCACGAGCGGATGGAGGCTGTGGAGAAGCTCATGAAAGCGGCCGTGGACCAATGCACGGAGAACTTCATGGACCAGGCCAAGCTGGACCTGGAGGAAGCACTCAAAGAGAAGGCCTCCTGCGCGGTCAGCGAGGACTTGACGCGTTCGCTGCTCTCGGCGCTGGTCAAGAAGTACGACTGGGTCAACTGGTCGGTGCGCGCCTTCAACAGCCGCGAGCGCATCTTCTTCTACAACTGGCTGGCGGGATGCAAGTGCCACGGCAGCGCCGGGGCCAACTGGTTCAAGCTGACCATGGACAACAAGGTCAAGGTGGTGGTGTCCTTCTGCGTGGACCCGCCGCCCATCGACAAGACTCGCATCTCCAAGCAGATCGAGCAGCAGCGGCTGAAGGGCAACATGATGGCTGTGGCCCGGATGGTCAACCGCTGCTTCCCTGACTGCCTGGTGCACGCTGTCAGCCACCACAAGGAGGTGGTGGAGTCCAACAACTTCAACGTGGAGTCCTACTACTACGCCAGGCAGAAGCGGGCCTTCTTCTACATCCACCCGCTGTAG